Proteins co-encoded in one Salvia splendens isolate huo1 chromosome 4, SspV2, whole genome shotgun sequence genomic window:
- the LOC121797871 gene encoding 2-oxoglutarate-dependent dioxygenase AOP3-like, which yields MSTIHQNQVDGLEIKAKDGEWFGVRGLPLSSIVVMAGDAIMAWSNNRIKSPHHRVTMEGSEARYSLGQFSFMEKEMVETPDEFVDVEHPLRYKPFDHLKYLDFFSQEENRRLENAITTYCGVSQ from the exons ATGTCAACTATCCATCAAAACCAAGTTGATGGTCTTGAGATCAAAGCCAAGGACGGTGAATGGTTTGGCGTCCGCGGCCTCCCTCTCTCCTCCATCGTCGTCATGGCCGGTGATGCAATCATG GCATGGAGCAACAATAGAATAAAGTCCCCTCATCACAGGGTGACTATGGAAGGGAGTGAAGCAAGATACTCACTTGGGCAGTTCTCATTCATGGAGAAAGAGATGGTGGAGACGCCCGATGAGTTCGTGGACGTTGAACATCCTCTGAGATACAAGCCATTTGATCATCTCAAGTATCTTGATTTTTTCAGCCAAGAAGAAAACAGAAGGTTGGAGAATGCTATAACTACCTATTGTGGTGTTTCACAATGA